In Porites lutea chromosome 1, jaPorLute2.1, whole genome shotgun sequence, a single genomic region encodes these proteins:
- the LOC140940575 gene encoding uncharacterized protein: MAERDPLIPRTNATQLQHTRVSVQDVGRTVRLRNTVYSYTNHFIIQSRPYFRRNLPTYINCICFSYFAWIFFLASFLGVLAVKGGYFKGTPFYCFVVCAVFIAVFSQHEVVNRRSLPFVLSQPVFDGQESLNALYELTITELQGLALENYQAGIGFIHVSEGHVKFQAFNRHAVGAMHCARRLSRCMLWLFFCSACYNFYFMMIYSLGFKF, encoded by the coding sequence ATGGCAGAGAGGGATCCTCTCATACCTCGCACCAATGCAACACAACTGCAACACACTCGAGTGTCAGTTCAAGATGTAGGAAGGACAGTGAGATTGCGGAACACAGTTTATTCTTATACAAACCATTTCATCATACAAAGTAGACCATATTTTCGAAGGAATCTACCAACCTACATCAATTGCATCTGTTTCTCCTACTTTGCATGGATATTTTTCCTGGCCTCTTTTCTTGGTGTCTTGGCTGTCAAAGGTGGTTATTTCAAGGGGAcacctttttattgttttgttgtgtGTGCTGTTTTCATCGCAGTCTTCAGCCAACATGAGGTTGTCAATAGAAGATCACTGCCATTTGTTTTGAGCCAACCCGTTTTTGATGGCCAAGAGTCTTTGAATGCATTATATGAGTTAACTATTACAGAATTACAAGGATTGGCACTAGAGAATTATCAAGCTGGGATTGGATTTATCCATGTATCAGAAGGTCATGTGAAGTTTCAAGCTTTTAACAGACATGCTGTGGGTGCCATGCACTGTGCAAGGCGATTGTCACGGTGCATGTTGTGGCTTTTCTTCTGTTCTGCCtgttataatttttatttcatgatgaTTTATTCACTgggttttaaattttaa